Part of the Brassica oleracea var. oleracea cultivar TO1000 chromosome C8, BOL, whole genome shotgun sequence genome is shown below.
GAGAGGGGGAGAAAGTCAACGGCCAAATGATGGGTCGTAGAGATAGAATCCAACAGCTCCGTCGGCATCATCATCGGTTGCGTAAGTTAACGAACGCGTCCAGGTACTCGATATTGAGGTTTAAAGATTTTAGGGTTTAAAGTTCATCACTTTCTTTGTGTTTAAGGTCCATACAATGAGGATATGGGTTTTCAATTCAGGGTCTTTCTATCTAAGGCCCACGGCTCCACCAATAGAGCTGCTGGACCGTGTAGCTTACACGGATAGGCTCTCCAAGGCACAACTGTGGGACCAAGCCGTTTTTTAATGAGGAGTTGTATTATCCTTCGCATCCTGAGTACATTGGTCTGCATGCTTCCAAGAGAGTGATGGATATGTATGAGTTTATGAACAGTAAGGTTCTGTTCAAGAATGAGGAACTGAAGAAGAAGGTGAAATCGGTGATTGTTCATGTGAATTACCATCCAGATAAGCTTAATAGAATGCAAGCTGTGGTTGAATTCTACGTAAACGGTAAGCAAGACGCACTTGATAGCTTACCTGATGGTTTTTTTTGAATGAACATTCACTTGAAAAGCAGTGTAGGCTCTAAAGTTTTCACAGTTTCTTGACATTTTGTGATTCTAATTTTACTTTTCCTTAATTGTTTCAATGTTTAACTCTTTTTTCTTGTTGTATTGTGCATATTGTGTAACTTATAGCTAACTCTCAAGTCTTCTTTTACTTCTCTGTATCAAAGTCTGGTATATCTCAAGTTTGAATGATATATGCTTCATGTAGATCAGACCCGGATCGGAGTGAGCGTCTCTTCTCTTCGAAACGACTTAATCTCGACTAAAAAATGATATATGTTCCAGTTGAAGCCACTTAGTAATAAAATATTTGTAATATTTGTAATAAAATATTTGTAATGTTTTACAAGATCTAAAAGGAACGATAGTAGAAAATACATCTTACGACACATTTTATCTACAAATATAAAGCTTTTGGACACACACTCGATGATACTCCAATCCTCTCTTTCAACATGGCACAACGGGTTCTTTTGGTCTTCATCTCAGCTACGATCTTTAGAGTTCCCAAGTGTGAGCTCAAGATCCTCCATAGCCACATCATGGATCCTCTCCCCTTCCCATGGCTTAACTTGGCTGTTTTGACCAATCTCTTGGGCTGCTGAAGTGTTTGGAGATAATTGTTGTGGTAAGGGAGGTTTGACAAGATTGAAGGTTGGAGAGGGTGAAACTGAAGAGCCGCCATGGAACGGCTGTTGTGAGAACTTTTGAAAGCTTATCCAATGACCCGAATCAATAGTGGAAGAGTCAGACTCATTACATTCAGGTATAGTAGCCGGTGCATTGAACTGGCGATGATGAGTGGGGCTCGTTGGTGCAGATACAGCGTAGAACGGGTAGTTAAAAGATGACACTGATTGTCTAGCAGCATTGGCCATGGTCTGTTTGGTAAGAGACTCCCAAGTGGGTAATGGCTTAGGGTTTCTAGAAGGTGGGGATGAGACAGGTGGAGTGACAGGAGCACTGTTTGAGATTCTAAGTGGAGGAAGCGATGAAGGATTAATCCCACCGTTCCTGAGGAAAGGGAAGATGGTGGAGATGTTGTGTGTGTCGCCACTACGAGAAGGGCTCGGGAATGCAGAAGATGACGGGCTGACTTGGTAAGAAAGTATGGGACTTTCAAAAGGACTTTGGTTATAAGAAGAGTAAGGAGTGGCACGAGAAGATGATCCAGCCATGTCATCAGGAAGAGGCTTATGTCCCTGAAAATACCAGTTAGTTCTCAAACATTAACATATGTAATGACTGAGATTTGTAGATGCACTATAAAGGCTCCAGTGGCGAACGTAAGTTGTGTTTGGAAGGGTCACTTGCCCACCATAAACTTTTTGACTTGGTGTAAATTTTGTCAAGGTTTTTAGTAATGTCTTTAGGCATGAGCGTTTCGGTGTCCCATTCGGGTTCGATCCAATCGTTGGTACTATATTCATAAGTTTTATTCAGATTTTACTAATTTTTGGGTCGAAGTCCGTTTGGTTTTGTTCGGTTTCTTCCAGGTTCAGTTCCACTGGATTATAAATAATTTCTAAAATCGTCCAAAAATCTAAAATCAAAGCTAATGAAATTGAGCAGTAAATACTATGTAAAGCTAAGGGAGAGATCTAAATATAGTAAGGCATATTCAACATCAAAACATCCACCAATAACTCAGATTTAACTCACCTTGCGATAAGTGGTTCCGTCCTCTTCGACCACCCAACCAGCTTCGGAACACAGAGCTTTAAGCACTTCATTGTTGTCACAATGCCTGGGAAGATTGAAGTTACCTTGAACTCTGAGACCGTTATAAATCTTCGCCGCTACAGCTCTTCTTTTCCTCTCCCTCCTCCTATTGTTCTCCCTCTCTCTCCACGACGGCTTCCGTCTCGTCGCCATCGCTGCTGCGGACGTCAACATCGCTCCCTCAGACGTCATGTTCTTCTGATACACACGGAAGTTTGATTCAGCTGAAGTTAGTACTCACGAGGAATAAGCTTTTTTCTTCAGTGGAGTTATTACAAGAATCTTTTTCGTTATTAAAAGGACAAAAAGTAAAAACTGAATGAAGGGTGATCTGATTTAAATCAGCCAAGTGTCAATCTGAATGGTGAGATTAGCTGTGGCGTACGTAATTTACTGTGATGTTTTGCGCAGTTGATCAGTCGAAGTTTTAGTACGTTTATGCATGTTTCTTTCTCGATCTGTGTAAACTGACCAGAGGTTATACAGAGAAAAGATGGAGAGACATGTGTGGGCCATTGTTTAAGTGGGGCCCTTAGACGTGCGACCGGCAAACACCCCATCTGATTGTTTTTTTTTCAGACATGTTAATAGAAAACAAATTGTTTTAAGCCTCATAAACGTTAATGAATTTTGGTTAATTAAAATTTTAATTGTCACTATAGAGACTAGTGTGAACAAAACAAAAGAAAGGCTCCCTTTTGTCCTGGTTAGTGTGTCTGTAATCTGTATATTATCATGTTCTGTCCATCCAATGATTGCTTTTTTTCTTTTCTTTTACTTTGTTTGCATCCTTAGTAAGTTAAATAATTGTTTAATTGATACATACGAAACAATAGAATACAGTCGGCCAAGATCCCCGTCAATGCCACCAGTAAGATGTTAAGCTTATATACAAATTACGCTGTGCGAGTAGAACAACCAAATTGTTTTATAGATTGTCATAACACTCGTCATCTCATGCATGTTCCCCATTTATTAAGAACTAAAGATTTGAAGATCTGGACGATAAATTGCGTTACTTGTCAAATTTCTCAACTGAGTTTCCCTCGAGGCGGATCGTATAGACCTAATGACGGTCCAGACGAGTGACCAAGTTTTTCAATTAAATCGAATCGTATATGCCTAGATATTAGTTCATTGAACATGACAAGAAAATGTTTGGAATATCGTTAATATTTGTACTTACATAGCAATTATTCACACAACACAGGAAACCTTTACGTTTGGAATAGCTACAATATTTGTAAGCATATCAACTTTACTTGGAATCATTGTTGGACCATTCTCTTCAATGGTCATGATTTTCTTTAGTTTTCATGTTTTTTTCTTTTTGAAAATTGCATGGTTCATTGAACATAGCAATAGGGGATCATAGTAGGAAAATGAGATAGTGGATTTGCCCCCACACATTGACCCATCAAAGCAGGTATGATCTTGCAACGCGCAGTCACTTTATTGAATTCATTTTACACGCTTTTGCCTTTAGTTATTCATATTTTGTTATTAAAATAAATTAAATCTAACGAATTGTGTGATATTATCATATTAATATAGTATGTGATCTTACTGTACTGGATGAAATACATATATTTGAAACATCTGCGGTGACAGGAGAAAAAAATAGCTTACTAAATTGATGGTACAGTGATGTCAAAACAAAGATGATTGTAACATATGAGACAATAATCTAAAGGTAGTTTTGTCAGGCTTCTCGTCAGATTCTAAATGTTGGCTCCTTTGCTCCTTCAAGCCATGTCGTTTAACAAACAATACCTTCTGATGCTTCCCAAAGGTCTCCTCACTGTCCTCACTCCCCACCATGAAATTTGGCCCCAGTATTCTTTTGGCCAAAACATATTGATGCACCCCACTAGTCTTATAAGAAGTATCTCGAATCCTAGAAGTGGAGCGGTTGTTTCCCCAAGAGGTCCATCCAGCTGCCATTTCTTTAGCAAATACCTTAAGCCACTGAGCAGGTTGAGATCCGGGAACATGTTTCATTTGTATCTCTAGACAAAGGTCCAACTGAGAAGAGAGTCAATGAACTTGTATAGCAAGAATATAAACAAACTGCATCATGCTCTTAAGTTTGATGAAGATGGATCAAAGCTGTTGAAGTATACCTCAAATTGGGGGTTTCCTCCAAAAATCTCCAGGAATGCCTATGGTTAATTTGTTATTGTCCAAGTAATTAAAATCTGACCTATGTTTTGGTCCTGCAGGCTATGACATATTATATAAGTTTTGGTCCTGCAGGCTGTTCAAACAGAAGTTCCTTTCACATATTTATATCAGTAACAAAGACAAGCAAATGACTTACTTCGGTATATTGGTAGCCTAATAGAAGATACTCATGACGATTTATGATGGACCAGAGCGGATCAATAACAATAAGATTGAAGCCTTGTTAAGGTTTAGCATCATATATAACGTAAGATACATTAGGACCAATCAACTGAGCCAGAAAACTTCTGTCTCGTTTGATACTAGTTTATATAACATTTAAATTAAAACACTCTCTGATACTGCATTTGTCAGTTGAGCAACCAATTAAGACCACAAAAAACACCCATAAGAACATTCACATCATCAAATTCATTGCTTTCAAATAGTAATTAGCAAAGTGAACTAGAGGAGACAAAACCTTCATGATCGCAATGTAGATTATTCATTGTTATCTCATACAAAGAAGCTTGCCAAACTCCTCCAAGCTCAACAAAAGAGAGTTTAGCGTCACAACACTTGGCCAACAAACTAGAATCATCACTACTTAGATCTTTCTCGTTAAACTAAACAGCTCGACTTCCTATAGAAACGATTCATGCGTTCCCAAGAAGAAAAATTCGAAAACTATCCACAATCATTAACCTCTAGTCATGGTAGACATAACATTTAAACACGGTAAAGATGTATGTGTCCGTTTGATTTTGAAGTTATAACCTGATGACGAGGATTATAATAATACACACTGCTTCAAACAAAACCCTCCAAACTGCAAAAGACAACAGACTTATAAGAACTTTCTGATAAACCCCTGGAAGTTTTACAACTTACTACAATTAATCCTCTATTTACCGATAAACCATTACCGATAAACCAACGTTCATTTAATTCAAACAACCTATTCTGGACCCTAGATTTATTTATAGCTTTATGGTCCAAAAGTATATAAATGGGGGAATGGGGTGAGGCATTAAAAGCTTTGAATAATTGAAGCAGGTTGTTTGGTGAGGGGTCGCTTTGATAGTTTCCCCAGAGATGGGGACGGTTTTATTTGTTGGGGTGGTGGACATTGTAAACTGTGGCTATGACAATGACCCCATCCATACAAGTTATGGCCAAATAATTGATCTAAAGTGTTGCAAAACAAAAAAAAAAGCTTTGTAATTTTAAATACTTGAAGAAGGATACAATCGTCATTTACTGCTAAAACGGGTCCCAAACATCCCTACCTTTATTAGACACGAGTCAACCATTCAGTTCAGCTGAGTATCAAAATTTACGAAAAGTACCCCTACGGTTAAATAAATAAATATATAAACGGGCTCTGTTTCCGTACATAGTTTCAGTACAATGCTTACGTGGCGTGATATAATTGGTTAGTAACTTATAATCACTCTCACTCTCTCTCTCCTCTTTCCCTCGCTTCCTCCTCTTTACTACTCCTCTGTTTCTCTCTCTGCTTTTCCCTATTTTCTCTAACTCTCTGCTTCTTCTTTTGGGACAAACACTAAATAATTTGCATTCAATCATCTGACTAACCCTCTCTCACAATACATGATCTTCGATCTTGTTGCAGTGTTGAGAGCTGAACCTTTTTTTTTTGGTTGAGAGCTGAACTTGGAGGAAGTATAAATCGGATCAGAGAAGAAGAATGTTGGAAACTGCGTATAGCTCAGGATTACGGAAGATACAGAGCTTTTGTTGCGGGGAGAGCAGTAGCGAGGAGGAGCTATCGGTATTGCCACGTCATACGAAAGTGGTGGTGACTGGAAACAACCGTACGAAATCGGTGCTTGTTGGACTCCAAGGTGTTGTTAAAAAAGCTGTCGGTCTCGGTGGTTGGCATTGGCTGGTTAGTGAATCAATTTTTAATTTTCCTTTTTTTTGGTAAACATGTACCTTTGTGTTTTTCTCTAAGTGAAACGTTTCAATATAATCTAGGGTTACTCACTTACTCTGCAACTTCTGGATTTTTCAAAATTTTGAATTCAATCTATTAAATCGATGAAGGGAACTCTTGAATTTCGTATTCGAATTTTCTTTTTTGAATTTATGAAAATGATTTAGTTCTGGGAAATGTCTTTCATAAATGATCACTTTTATATCATCAATGAGCTTCGATTTACAAGTTATAGATTCATTAATTTTCTCAGTGACTTGTATCTCCTTGATCTTAATCATCAAACGAAGAGTTAAGAGTGTGAAAAAATCAATTACCTTAGATTTTTCTAATGTTAAATCTGGCGATTGAGCTTCGTGCATGCATGTTAGCAGTTAACTCATCATTCTTGTTTGATCTCTTGTTGCAACGTTCAACCGTTGCATTTGGGGTTCTCTTATTAGGTAGTAGTTAGGTCTCATTGATATTTTTTTTTCTTACTAGCGTTTATTGTTTGTTGTATTTTAATGGATTTGAAAATCCGAACTAAATCTAGTGTTATTGATTCTGTGATTTTCAAATCTGTATTAAAATCATGTGTTATTGGTTTAATGATTCATAAATTCTATATCAAATCAAGTGTTATTCCATCGTACGGATTTACTAATATATTTGATTTTATAATGGATTTGAATAAATTTGTTTGGATTTTTTAGTTAAAAATACAAAGATTCAAATCCGAGGAAAAACCTCTGGATTTGCATATTTTACTTGGATTTATAAATACTATATGAATTTATAAATCAATCAAAATATATAAACCAATAACACTTACTTAGGAAGATTATTTTCACCTAATAAAGCTTGGGGAACATAGTTTCAGTCTGATGATTCTTGCTGAGATTCAGGCTCAATTTCAGGAATCATCTAAGGGAATCTTTGAGTTTGTAACATTAAGTTAGGCAGACAAAGGCAACTTTATTACTAGCGCCTGTTGAAAAAAACATCATATCAATATGCTATTGTTATCTAGTTCTCCATCATGTTTCTTTTTGAAATTTAATTAGCTTTGATTAATGATGATCATTGTTTTAGGGTTTTTTTTTTTTTTTTTTTTTTTTGAAGAATGTTAAATTTATTCAAACAAAAAAAAACCTTTTTACAACCTAAGTGTTTCAGTTTATATAAATTGTTCTAAACTATAACGAGAATGCTTAAAATCAGAACAGAAATTTTCCAAGCGTCACTTCTGCTCCCTGGTTCCAAACCATAACGCCATTGGCGTAGCATAGCGTCGACTTCCACTAACACGCAGTGAGGAGATACGATTCCTTATGCCCTTGTCAATTGTTGTGACGGACCAGATGCACTCCTGGGCCAGATGCTCTACTAGAGCCAGACCGGATGCCCGTGCTGGAGGCCAGCCGCTCAACTAGAGCCAGATGTCCATCACCAGATGTCCAACCCCTCGCTTAGTATGATATTGTCTGCTTTAGGCATAAGCCCTCACGGATTTGTTTTTGTATCGTTACTCCCAAAAGGCCTCATACTAAGTGGAATTGAACCAGCTATATATATTAGACTTTATTCTGTCTAATATCCGATGTGGGACTTGGATTGCCTTTTTATTTATTCTAACATCAATAAACTTCAACAGAACCTCTGATGCCCGATGTTCTTCACCATGTTTCCTCCCATTTCTCTCCCTCCAAATAGTATGGACTGAGAATTGAAAGGCATATCTCAGGAGAAACATCTTTGTCTTGTTCCTTCCATTGTCCACTAGATGATTTAGAATTCCATTCCCAGGCAGTGTTACTTCTGTCGACTTTCTTTTATCAAATATTTTTGGGCTTTTTGCAAAATTGACCTACAACTTATAGTCAAACACAAAACTAATCTTTTTTTTTTTTGAAAATTGGTTTTGCCCTATTCACCCCACAAGTTCATATAATTTACGAAAATGCCATCAATTTTTTTTTTTTTTNNNNNNNNNNNNNNNNNNNNNNNNNNNNNNNNNNNNNNNNNNNNNNNNNNNNNNNNNNNNNNNNNNNNNNNNNNNNNNNNNNNNNNNNNNNNNNNNNNNNNNNNNNNNNNNNNNNNNNNNNNNNNNNNNNNNNNNNNNNNNNNNNNNNNNNNNNNNNNNNNNNNNNNNNNNNNNNNNNNNNNNNNNNNNNNNNNNNNNNNNNNNNNNNNNNNNNNNNNNNNNNNNNNNNNNNNNNNNNNNNNNNNNNNNNNNNNNNNNNNNNNNNNNNNNNNNNNNNNNNNNNNNNNNNNNNNNNNNNNNNNNNNNNNNNNNNNNNNNNNNNNNNNNNNNNNNNNNNNNNNNNNNNNNNNNNNNNNNNNNNNNNNNNNNNNNNNNNNNNNNNNNNNNNNNNNNNNNNNNNNNNNNNNNNNNNNNNNNNNNNNNNNNNNNNNNNNNNNNNNNNNNNNNNNNNNNNNNNNNNNNNNNNNNNNNNNNNNNNNNNNNNNNNNNNNNNNNNNNNNNNNNNNNNNNNNNNNNNNNNNNNNNNNNNNNNNNNNNNNNNNNNNNNNNNNNNNNNNNNNNNNNNNNNNNNNNNNNNNNNNNNNNNNNNNNNNNNNNNNNNNNNNNNNNNNNNNNNNNNNNNNNNNNNNNNNNNNNNNNNNNNNNNNNNNNNNNNNNNNNNNNNNNNNNNNNNNNNNNNNNNNNNNNNNNNNNNNNNNNNNNNNNNNNNNNNNNNNNNNNNNNNNNNNNNNNNNNNNNNNNNNNNNNNNNNNNNNNNNNNNNNNNNNNNNNNNNNNNNNNNNNNNNNNNNNNNNNNNNNNNNNNNNNNNNNNNNNNNNNNNNNNNNNNNNNNNNNNNNNNNNNNNNNNNNNNNNNNNNNNNNNNNNNNNNNNNNNNNNNNNNNNNNNNNNNNNNNNNNNNNNNNNNNNNNNNNNNNNNNNNNNNNNNNNNNNNNNNNNNNNNNNNNNNNNNNNNNNNNNNNNNNNNNNNNNNNNNNNNNNNNNNNNNNNNNNNNNNNNNNNNNNNNNNNNNNNNNNNNNNNNNNNNNNNNNNNNNNNNNNNNNNNNNNNNNNNNNNNNNNNNNNNNNNNNNNNNNNNNNNNNNNNNNNNNNNNNNNNNNNNNNNNNNNNNNNNNNNNNNNNNNNNNNNNNNNNNNNNNNNNNNNNNNNNNNNNNNNNNNNNNNNNNNNNNNNNNNNNNNNNNNNNNNNNNNNNNNNNNNNNNNNNNNNNNNNNNNNNNNNNNNNNNNNNNNNNNNNNNNNNNNNNNNNNNNNNNNNNNNNNNNNNNNNNNNNNNNNNNNNNNNNNNNNNNNNNNNNNNNNNNNNNNNNNNNNNNNNNNNNNNNNNNNNNNNNNNNNNNNNNNNNNNNNNNNNNNNNNNNNNNNNNNNNNNNNNNNNNNNNNNNNNNNNNNNNNNNNNNNNNNNNNNNNNNNNNNNNNNNNNNNNNNNNNNNNNNNNNNNNNNNNNNNNNNNNNNNNNNNNNNNNNNNNNNNNNNNNNNNNNNNNNNNNNNNNNNNNNNNNNNNNNNNNNNNNNNNNNNNNNNNNNNNNNNNNNNNNNNNNNNNNNNNNNNNNNNNNNNNNNNNNNNNNNNNNNNNNNNNNNNNNNNNNNNNNNNNNNNNNNNNNNNNNNNNNNNNNNNNNNNNNNNNNNNNNNNNNNNNNNNNNNNNNNNNNNNNNNNNNNNNNNNNNNNNNNNNNNNNNNNNNNNNNNNNNNNNNNNNNNNNNNNNNNNNNNNNNNNNNNNNNNNNNNNNNNNNNNNNNNNNNNNNNNNNNNNNNNNNNNNNNNNNNNNNNNNNNNNNNNNNNNNNNNNNNNNNNNNNNNNNNNNNNNNNNNNNNNNNNNNNNNNNNNNNNNNNNNNNNNNNNNNNNNNNNNNNNNNNNNNNNNNNNNNNNNNNNNNNNNNNNNNNNNNNNNNNNNNNNNNNNNNNNNNNNNNNNNNNNNNNNNNNNNNNNNNNNNNNNNNNNNNNNNNNNNNNNNNNNNNNNNNNNNNNNNNNNNNNNNNNNNNNNNNNNNNNNNNNNNNNNNNNNNNNNNNNNNNNNNNNNNNNNNNNNNNNNNNNNCACACCCTAAACATAACCCCTAAACTTAATTATCTAATTAAAGACTTCATAAAATCAAATCAAACTTGAAAAGTGTTTACTATACACATAAATAAACACATATAGGTGAAAACTAATTTTTGAAAAAAACATTTTAGTTTTCCAAAATCTAACCCTAACAATACATACAATACTACAACATATGTTTGCCAAACTCCTAAACCAAAGTATTTCATGATTCACTACTTCCACTCATCTATCTTCAAAACAAATCAATTTTATCATATCTTAATTTATATCACTTAAAACTGTTTATAATTACTTGATTTTTATTTTTCACGCATCAAAATATTTTTTCACAAGATTTATAAATTATTTTTAAAATAAACTGGTACCAGACGACTTACACTTCAGTCGTCCAGACGACTTCCAACATCCCAGACGACTCAGACGATTTACTGGGGCTATATTCGTAAAAATGGCTTCTGTTTTTTTGTTTGGTCACAAAGGGTTGAACTGTAATTTCACTAGGTTTTTAAGTTAGTTTTGCATTTGATTCAAGTTTTGGTATATGTTTGGGAGTAAAATCAAGTTGTGGGTTAGTTTTGGCAAAACGCCAATATTTTTTTGGTTGGTTTAGTTTATATTATAAGTTGTTCTGCAATATCTTTTTGTATTGTAACTCTGTGTATGTGGACCAGAAGGAGTAAAACTTCACCATATTCTGGCTCTTAACTTTAAATTTTATAGAATCATTGAAATAATCTTCACGATTTTTTCAGTACTAGGAATGTATTTTACTAATATTTATATCATACTATTGCACTAGTTCATGTCTCCCAGCAAGAAAAAGTTTATTTCGGAAACATATCGTATCTGTTTTTTTTTTTTTTTTCTTAAAGAAAGGGCTTAACATATCGTATATGTTCTTCTTCTGAAACTTATAAATATGTCAGGAATTGTTTATGGAGTAAAATTTTTTTTTTTCCATTTTATTGTTTAGGTATTAACAAATGGGATAGAAGTGAAGTTGCAGAGGAATGCACTTAGTGTCATTGAAGCTCCTACTGGAAACGAAGATGACGATGATCTTGATTTCGATAACACGCAGGGGAATGGTTCTGATATGAGTATGTTCGATTCTCTGCTTTCTTCAAGATTTTCAAAGTTGCATATTGTTCTTCCGACACAAAATTAGTAACCTTTTAAACTGATTTTTCTCAGTCTTGTTTCTGTGACAAGTTTTTTCTTTTCCAGCATCTGAGGACACACGTAAGCCTCATAAGTCGAAGCAAAGAAGGCAGAGATCATCGCGGTCATCTCACAAGACCATGAGCTGGTCTCTATCATCTGACTCACAATCAAAAAGCTCGGGTTTTACTCCTCCTCAAAACATGGTATGCATTCAAAATTTTGAGATATATTCCATGTACCACTGAACATAATGCGTCTAATCTTACGTATACTGATGTGATGTTATACGCATTCACTCAGAAGGTTGATCTTAGCAAACTAGACATGCCTACTTTACTGAAATATTGGCGACATTTCAACCTCGTAAGTTGATTTCAAGAAGAAATAACCTTCTCTTTACTCGAGATCTATAACTCTTCTTTGAATGTGGTTGCTTCTGACTTAACTCTTTGTAGGCGGATGCAATTCCAAATCCATCAAAGGAACAACTAATTGACCTTGTTCAGAGACACTTTATGTCTCAGGTACATATAAATATTCATCTGAGCCTCCACTTGGTTTTCGTCTTAAAATGTATTATTAACATTGTGATATGATTAATGATATACAGCAAATGGATGAGCTTCAAGTTGTTGTGGGGTTCGTACAAGCAGCCAAGAGAATGAAGAAAGCGTGCAAGCTCCAATCAAAAGAAGCCAGAAACACTGATCTTAACTGCATCAGCTAAAAGAAAAAGCTATAACTTATAACAGATCCTGTAATTAAGTAAGGTACTGCCGACTTGTTTAACCATTTTGTGGCTTTGCTGCTAGTTTTAGTTCTTTCTGAAGATGTTTGGCTAAGGAGTAGAATGTTGTTTCTTATTGCTTCTGTTGTTTAGCCATGTAATTACCCATCAAGAAGCCAAATGACCCTGAAACCACGAAACATGAACTCTTTGAAGCTCCCAGTTGAAACAATATGTTCTGATCCGATCATGAGGTTATTTTTTTTCCTCTTTCAACTTAAAAGTCAAATTCAAATTAAATGGTCAAAATTGAAAGACAAACACATGAGAGAAGCGAGCGTGAATGTACAAACATTCCTTCAAAAATCAACATGGAACCTTTATATACACAAGAGAAGCCAAAACATAATCTTTAAAACCATTTCCAATCTATCTCTATATGTAAAATAGAGTAATTCTGTTATAGAGATAAATATTAGAATAAAAT
Proteins encoded:
- the LOC106307590 gene encoding protein BRASSINAZOLE-RESISTANT 2-like — its product is MTSEGAMLTSAAAMATRRKPSWRERENNRRRERKRRAVAAKIYNGLRVQGNFNLPRHCDNNEVLKALCSEAGWVVEEDGTTYRKGHKPLPDDMAGSSSRATPYSSYNQSPFESPILSYQVSPSSSAFPSPSRSGDTHNISTIFPFLRNGGINPSSLPPLRISNSAPVTPPVSSPPSRNPKPLPTWESLTKQTMANAARQSVSSFNYPFYAVSAPTSPTHHRQFNAPATIPECNESDSSTIDSGHWISFQKFSQQPFHGGSSVSPSPTFNLVKPPLPQQLSPNTSAAQEIGQNSQVKPWEGERIHDVAMEDLELTLGNSKDRS
- the LOC106307798 gene encoding uncharacterized protein LOC106307798 isoform X2, whose amino-acid sequence is MLETAYSSGLRKIQSFCCGESSSEEELSVLPRHTKVVVTGNNRTKSVLVGLQGVVKKAVGLGGWHWLVLTNGIEVKLQRNALSVIEAPTGNEDDDDLDFDNTQGNGSDMIFSFPASEDTRKPHKSKQRRQRSSRSSHKTMSWSLSSDSQSKSSGFTPPQNMVDLSKLDMPTLLKYWRHFNLADAIPNPSKEQLIDLVQRHFMSQQMDELQVVVGFVQAAKRMKKACKLQSKEARNTDLNCIS
- the LOC106307798 gene encoding uncharacterized protein LOC106307798 isoform X1 — translated: MLETAYSSGLRKIQSFCCGESSSEEELSVLPRHTKVVVTGNNRTKSVLVGLQGVVKKAVGLGGWHWLVLTNGIEVKLQRNALSVIEAPTGNEDDDDLDFDNTQGNGSDMIFSFPASEDTRKPHKSKQRRQRSSRSSHKTMSWSLSSDSQSKSSGFTPPQNMKVDLSKLDMPTLLKYWRHFNLADAIPNPSKEQLIDLVQRHFMSQQMDELQVVVGFVQAAKRMKKACKLQSKEARNTDLNCIS
- the LOC106307798 gene encoding uncharacterized protein LOC106307798 isoform X3; translation: MLETAYSSGLRKIQSFCCGESSSEEELSVLPRHTKVVVTGNNRTKSVLVGLQGVVKKAVGLGGWHWLVLTNGIEVKLQRNALSVIEAPTGNEDDDDLDFDNTQGNGSDMTSEDTRKPHKSKQRRQRSSRSSHKTMSWSLSSDSQSKSSGFTPPQNMKVDLSKLDMPTLLKYWRHFNLADAIPNPSKEQLIDLVQRHFMSQQMDELQVVVGFVQAAKRMKKACKLQSKEARNTDLNCIS
- the LOC106307798 gene encoding uncharacterized protein LOC106307798 isoform X4; this translates as MLETAYSSGLRKIQSFCCGESSSEEELSVLPRHTKVVVTGNNRTKSVLVGLQGVVKKAVGLGGWHWLVLTNGIEVKLQRNALSVIEAPTGNEDDDDLDFDNTQGNGSDMTSEDTRKPHKSKQRRQRSSRSSHKTMSWSLSSDSQSKSSGFTPPQNMVDLSKLDMPTLLKYWRHFNLADAIPNPSKEQLIDLVQRHFMSQQMDELQVVVGFVQAAKRMKKACKLQSKEARNTDLNCIS